A window from Chryseobacterium vaccae encodes these proteins:
- a CDS encoding glycosyltransferase family 2 protein has protein sequence MKISVIIPVYNAEKFVAYAVESALQFEEVYEIILVEDQSPDNALEICRELEKKYNRVKLYQHPDQKNHGAGPSRNLGMTKATGDFIAFLDADDYYLPNRFDAEKELFTDPKVEGVYGALGVHYYSEKAKEQYYQLFRDRLTTVYKKHSPDEVFLGQIHMLGSFGLFSIDTLTIRRDSLMKKMDTLFKPVLRLHEDTEFLFRLSYYLDLYPGILDKAVAMRGVHEDNRITKVDTGIIDPAISRALLWNEVSRWSQSEDTIPDHVKLHIKRMQRSFKIANAPRTHKWGMVIKYLFTDFRSIQSGLYNINFKHSLFS, from the coding sequence ATGAAGATCTCAGTAATCATTCCCGTTTATAATGCAGAAAAATTTGTGGCTTATGCCGTTGAATCGGCTCTGCAGTTCGAGGAAGTATATGAAATCATTCTGGTTGAAGACCAATCTCCGGATAATGCACTGGAAATATGCCGCGAACTTGAAAAAAAATATAACAGAGTAAAGCTTTACCAACATCCTGATCAGAAAAATCATGGTGCCGGCCCCAGCAGAAACCTAGGAATGACAAAAGCAACAGGGGATTTCATTGCTTTTCTGGACGCTGATGATTACTACCTTCCCAACAGATTTGATGCAGAAAAAGAACTTTTCACAGATCCTAAAGTAGAAGGGGTTTATGGAGCTCTTGGTGTACATTACTACTCAGAAAAGGCAAAAGAACAATATTATCAGCTATTCAGAGACAGACTGACTACAGTTTATAAAAAACACAGTCCTGATGAAGTTTTTCTGGGCCAGATCCATATGCTGGGCAGTTTTGGGCTTTTCAGCATAGATACTCTTACCATTCGGCGGGACTCTTTAATGAAAAAAATGGATACGCTCTTTAAACCAGTCCTAAGGCTTCACGAAGATACTGAATTCCTCTTTAGATTATCCTACTATCTTGACCTTTATCCCGGTATTCTGGATAAGGCTGTTGCCATGAGAGGAGTACATGAAGATAACAGAATCACTAAAGTGGATACTGGCATAATAGATCCGGCCATTTCAAGAGCACTTCTTTGGAATGAGGTGAGCCGGTGGTCTCAAAGTGAAGATACCATTCCTGACCATGTAAAACTTCACATTAAAAGAATGCAGCGGAGTTTTAAAATTGCCAACGCTCCCAGAACGCACAAGTGGGGAATGGTTATAAAATACCTGTTTACAGATTTCAGGAGTATACAATCCGGATTATACAACATCAACTTCAAACATTCTCTATTTTCATAA